GAGCGGCCGGTGCTCGGCGAGACGGTGATCGAAGACCAGCACGTCGTACATGGAGCCGCCCCTTCTGCACGGTTTGCGGCAGTCTACGCACGTTCCCGGGCAAACGGAACGTCGCGGCATCCAGCGACTGCCGCGAGAGGTTCGGGGTTCGGCGCGGGGTCCCCGGGGGCGGGCCAGGTTGGCGGCCGATCCGCTATCCGGCGGAGGTGAGGAAGTCCTCGGTCAGGGTGCCGTGGGCGACCTCGCGGGCGGGGCCGGTCATGCGGACGGTGCCGCCGGGGGACCAGTCGAGCTCGAGGCGGCCGCCGCGGAGCTCGATGGCCACCGGGCGGCCGGTCAGGCCCCGGGCCTGGGCGGCCACCGCGACCGCGCACGCGCCGGTGCCGCAGGCCAGGGTCTCGCCCACGCCCCGCTCCCAGGTGCGCTGGCGGACGGTGCCCGGGTCGACCACCTGGGCGAACTCGACGTTGGTCTTGGCCGGGAGGAAGGCCGGGTGGGTCTCCAGGGTGGGGCCGAGGGTGGTCACCGGCGCCTTGTCGACATCGTCCACGAACACCACCGCGTGCGGGTTGCCCATGGAGAGCACGGTGGCGGTGATCGGCTCGCCGTCCACGTCCAGCGTGCGCTCGTCCCCCAGCACCGGAGCGCCCATGTCCACCGTGACCCGGTCGATGCCGCCGCGGTCGTCGGCGTGCAGCTCCAGGTGCTTGACCCCGGCCCGGGTCTCCAGGTCGAACGAGCCGCCGACCAGGCCGCGGTCGCCCAGGTACTTGCCGACCACCCGGACGCCGTTGCCGCACATCTCGGCCACCGAGCCGTCGGCGTTGCGGTAGTCCATGAAGTAGGGCGCCTCGGTGCCCCGGGCGATGCGGATCAGGCCGTCCGCCCCGATCCCGAAGTGGCGGTCACAGACCGCTCTGACCAGCTCGGGGGTGATGCGGTAGCGGTCGGCCAGGTCCTCGACGACCACGAAGTCGTTGCCGGTCCCGTGTGCCTTGACGAACTCCACCCGTCAATCCTTCCCGAACGTCTCCAGGGCCCAGGCGACTCGCTCCGGCCCGGGAGGAAGGGTACTCCATCGCACCCGCGGGTCCCGCCGGAACCAGGCCAGCTGGCGGCGGGCGTAGGCCCGGGTCCGCCTGACCACCGCCTCCAGCGCCTCCGCGACCGGCGTGCCCTCCTCCATGGCGTCGAGGAGCTCCTTGTAGCCGAGGGCCTGGCGGGCCGTCCGGGACAAGGGCCGCTCGGCCAGCCGGCGGACCTCGTCGACCAGGCCGGCCTTGGCCATCGCCTCCACCCGCTCGGCCACCCTGGCCCGGAGCAGCTCGGCGCCCGGGTCGAGGCCGACCACGGTCAGGCGGTAGCGGGAGACAGGGTCGTCCATGGCCGCCCGGAACGACGAGAACGGCCGGCCGGTCAGCTCCATCACCTCGAGCGCCCGGACCGTGCGGCGCAGGTTGCCGGGCTGGATCCGGTCCGCCGCCGCCGGGTCGGCCGCGGCCAGCCTGGCGTACAGCTCGGGCAGGCCGACCGCGGCCGCCTCGGCCTCCAGCCGGGCCCGGACGGCCTGGTCGGTCGGGGGGAACACGAAGTCGTCGACCACGGCGTGGAAGTAGAGGCCGGACCCTCCCACCAGCAGCGGCACCCGTCCCCGGCCGAGCACCTCGGTGATCGCGGCCCTGGCCAGGGGCTGGAATCTCGCCACCGAGAACTCCTCCCCCGGCTCGACCAGGTCGACCAGGTGATGGGCCACCCGCGCCCGTTCCTCCGGGGTCGGCTTCGCCGTGCCGATGTCCATTCCCCGATAGACGAGCATCGCGTCGGCGCT
The nucleotide sequence above comes from Actinomycetota bacterium. Encoded proteins:
- the dapF gene encoding diaminopimelate epimerase; translated protein: MEFVKAHGTGNDFVVVEDLADRYRITPELVRAVCDRHFGIGADGLIRIARGTEAPYFMDYRNADGSVAEMCGNGVRVVGKYLGDRGLVGGSFDLETRAGVKHLELHADDRGGIDRVTVDMGAPVLGDERTLDVDGEPITATVLSMGNPHAVVFVDDVDKAPVTTLGPTLETHPAFLPAKTNVEFAQVVDPGTVRQRTWERGVGETLACGTGACAVAVAAQARGLTGRPVAIELRGGRLELDWSPGGTVRMTGPAREVAHGTLTEDFLTSAG
- the miaA gene encoding tRNA (adenosine(37)-N6)-dimethylallyltransferase MiaA; amino-acid sequence: MTLPPPRPGPADPRPGPVLAVVGPTAAGKTELALALAERLGAEVVSADAMLVYRGMDIGTAKPTPEERARVAHHLVDLVEPGEEFSVARFQPLARAAITEVLGRGRVPLLVGGSGLYFHAVVDDFVFPPTDQAVRARLEAEAAAVGLPELYARLAAADPAAADRIQPGNLRRTVRALEVMELTGRPFSSFRAAMDDPVSRYRLTVVGLDPGAELLRARVAERVEAMAKAGLVDEVRRLAERPLSRTARQALGYKELLDAMEEGTPVAEALEAVVRRTRAYARRQLAWFRRDPRVRWSTLPPGPERVAWALETFGKD